GGTCAATCCACATCGGCGCACCCCGTCCGACGCGTTCGCGCGTGACCACGGCTCGTGGCAGGTCTCCTGGCTCGCGGGTCAGGGCCCTCGACCGGCCTTCCCAGGACCTTGCGGTCCCAGTGGCTTTGGGTGGTCGAAGGCTCGCCGCTTACAGTTGCGGGGGCAGCCGCGGCCTTGTGCGCAAGCGCACGCACCGCATTCCCTATTCAGCCCTTTCGGGCGCCACGCCCGGTAAGTGCGCCGCGTCGCGCGGCCGGTCAAGCTGCCGCAGAGGGAGCCGCGGCCGGGCTAGACCTCGTGCCGGTAGCTGGGCTGGTCGATGGCGAGCTGCTCCATCGTGTTCGCCCGCAGCGCCTCCAGGAGGCCCGGCGTGGCGACGTCGAACTCGCCCGACCGGATGCGTTCGCACAGCTCGGCGTTCAGCTCTTCGAAGGGGCCGCCGTGGCCGAGCAGCCCGGCCATGCGCTTCTGGGCGGCGGTCTCGGCATGGGGTCCCTGCTTCAGCTCGCGGGTGACGGCGGCCAGGGCGTTGGCGGCGACGCGGGCGAGGAAGGCGTTGCGCGGATCGAGACCCGGACGGATCTGCTCGATCCAGGCGGCGACGGCCTCGGTCAGCTCCTCGGCTTTCGGATGGGTGATCACAGGCCCTGCTCCAGGAGGACGACGAGGTCGGCTTCGGTTTCGGACACGCGCCGGCCGATCATCGGCCGCTCGACCGACGTCTCGGCCCCGCTGGCCCAGCTCATGTACATCAGCAGGCACATGACGCCCCAGCGGAGCGACCCCAGCATCTGCCAGTAGCGGACCCGCTCCAGCGGCACGGGCCGGCCGCCCGCGGCCTCGTAGCCCGCCAGCAGGTCGGCGTAGTCGCCGAACCCGCCCACCGGGCGGTCGGGTCGGCCGAAGCGCCAGGAGTTGGTGCAGATCCAGCCCATGTCCTCGGCCGGGTCGCCGACGTGGGACAGCTCCCAGTCCAGGACGGCGGCGACGCCCCTCTCGGGGTCGAACATGATGTTGCCGTTCCGGAAGTCGCCGTGCAGCAGCACCGGCTCCACCGGCTCCGGCAGGCGGCGGCGCAGGTACTGGAACGCCAGCTCCAGCACCGGGCGCCTGGCCCCGCTGTCGCGGTAGAGCTGCTCGTAGCGGTCGAGCTCGTCGGCGGCGTTCGAGACGCGCAGGCCGACGTCCGGGACCGGCGTGGCGTGGATGCGGGCCAGCACCTCGCCGCACTGGCGGGCGAGCTTGCCGCGGACCGCATCGAAGCGCGGATCGGAGACGATCTTGCGGCCCAGGGTCTCGCCCGGCACGGCCCCCATGACGTAGGCCTCGCCCAGGCCGTCGGCCACGTCGCACACATGCGCCACCGGCGGGACCAGCGCCCCGCTCGCGCCTGCGGCGCGGATCAGCGCGGCCTCGGCGGCGAGCGGCACCGAGCGGGCGTTCTCGGGGTCGAACGGAACGGTGCGCCGGCGCAGGATCAGGTCCCGGCGGCCGTCCGGCCCCTCCAGGCTGAACGCCCAGGTTTCCATGCTGGCCCCGCCCGACAGGCGGCCGGCCTGGACCACCTTCGTCCCCGCCCCGCCCAGGCGGGCGGCGAGGCTGTCGAGGCGCTCGCGAACGTCCAATTCCATGACCCGACGGAACCTTCCGATTGGTCTAGTCTGCCCCCGATCTGGCGGGGCCGCGGCCGGCTTGTAAATGCCTCCGCAGCGTCAACCCCGCCCAAGAAAGGCGTGAGGAAACGGCCATGGACTTCGACCTGCCCCAGGATCTCGTCGACTACCTCGCCGAGCTGGACGACTTCATCGAACGCGAGATCAGGCCG
The Phenylobacterium zucineum HLK1 genome window above contains:
- a CDS encoding DUF6285 domain-containing protein encodes the protein MITHPKAEELTEAVAAWIEQIRPGLDPRNAFLARVAANALAAVTRELKQGPHAETAAQKRMAGLLGHGGPFEELNAELCERIRSGEFDVATPGLLEALRANTMEQLAIDQPSYRHEV
- a CDS encoding phosphotransferase family protein produces the protein MELDVRERLDSLAARLGGAGTKVVQAGRLSGGASMETWAFSLEGPDGRRDLILRRRTVPFDPENARSVPLAAEAALIRAAGASGALVPPVAHVCDVADGLGEAYVMGAVPGETLGRKIVSDPRFDAVRGKLARQCGEVLARIHATPVPDVGLRVSNAADELDRYEQLYRDSGARRPVLELAFQYLRRRLPEPVEPVLLHGDFRNGNIMFDPERGVAAVLDWELSHVGDPAEDMGWICTNSWRFGRPDRPVGGFGDYADLLAGYEAAGGRPVPLERVRYWQMLGSLRWGVMCLLMYMSWASGAETSVERPMIGRRVSETEADLVVLLEQGL